From the Streptomyces sp. SN-593 genome, the window GGGTCGAGCAGTGCACCTACTCCGGCCCCTACCGCGAGGCCGTCATCCGGTCGCTGATCACGCTCAAGGCCCTCACCTACGGGCCGACCGGCGGGATCGTGGCCGCCCCCACCACCTCCCTGCCCGAGGACATCGGCGGGGTGCGCAACTGGGACTACCGCTTCACCTGGCTGCGGGACGCCGCGATCACCCTGTCCTCGCTGCTGCGCACCGGCTACCGCGAGGAGGCCCGCGCCTGGCGCGAGTGGCTGCTGCGCGCGGTGGCCGGCGATCCGGAGAACCTCCAGATCATGTACGGCATCGCCGGCGAGCGCGAGCTCGGCGAGAACATGCTGCACTGGCTGCCCGGGTACGAGGGGTCCTCGCCGGTGCGGATCGGCAACGGCGCCGCCCACCAGCTCCAGCTCGACGTCTACGGCGAGGTCACCGAGGCGCTTCACCTGGGCCACATGACCGGCCTGGCGCGCAACGACTACGCGAGCGTGCTCCAGCTCAAGCTGATCCGCTACCTGGAGAAGCACTGGATGGAGCCCGACGAGGGCATCTGGGAGGTGCGCGGCCCGCGCCGCCACTTCGTGCACTCCAAGGTGATGGCCTGGGTGGCCGTCGACCGCACCGTCAAGCTCATCGAGTCCGGCGAGATCGAGGGCCCGCTGGAGGAGCTGAAGGAACTGCGGGACGAGATCCACTACGACGTCTGCGAGAAGGGCTACGACCGGGAGCGCAACACCTTCACCCAGTCCTACGGCTCCCGGGAGCTGGACGCCTCGCTGCTGCTGATCCCGCAGATGGGCTTCCTCCCGCCGGACGACAAGCGGGTGATCGGCACCATCGAGGCGATCCAGCGGGAGCTGTCCACGGAGGACGGGTTCGTGCTGCGCTACCCGACGTCGAGCGTCGACGAGAACCTCGACGGGCTGCCCGGTGACGAGGGGGCCTTCCTGGCCTGCTCGTTCTGGCTCGCGGACGACCTCGCGATGATCGGGCGGGTGCAGGAGGCGCGCCGGCTGTTCGAGAAGCTGCTCGCCCTGCGCAACGACCTCGGGCTGCTCGCGGAGGAGTGGGACCCGCGCCGCCAGCGCCAGGTCGGGAACTTCCCGCAGGCGTTCAGCCACGTCCCCCTCATCGACACCGCCCTGCGGCTGACCGCCTGCGGCGCCTTCGAGGGGTAGGCCCGGGCCCGGACCCACCGGGGGGCCCACCGGGGCGGGCGGTTCCGACGGTTCGGCACCACCCGCCCGGCGACGGTCGCACGCGCCGTTCCCCGCGCCCCTGGGCGGGTGCGGGCGCCTCCGCGGCATGCTCAAGGAGCCGTCAGCTCGTCGTAGACGCTGAGCACCTGGGCGACGGTGTCGTCCTCGGTGGGCCAGGTCGCCGCCTGGGCGCGGCCGGCGATGGCGAGGGCGGCCCGCCGGTCGGCGTCGGCCAGCAGGTCGGTGACCGCTCGGGCCAGGACGTACGGGTCGCCGTAGGGCACCAGCAGGGCCGCGTCGCCGACGAGTTCGGGGGTGCCGCCGACCGCGGTGGCGACCAGGGGGACGCCCGCGTGCAGCGCCTCCTGGGCGATCAGCGGGCGTCCCTCCCACCGGCTGGGCAGCACCACCAGGTCGGCGGCGGACAGCAGTTCGGGCACGTCGTCGCGGCGGCCGAGCAGCACCGCCGGCAACTTCTCGGCGTCGATGCGGTGTTCCAGCGCCGTCCGCTCCTGCCCCTCCCCCGCGATCGCCAGCAGCGGCCGCGCCTCGGAGTCGGCCCAGTGCGAGGCGGCCGTCAGCAGGAAGTCGTAGCCCTTGGCCGGCTCGAGCCGGCCGACGGACAGCAGCAGCGGCCGCTCCTCGGCACCGAACTCGGCCCGCACCTGCTGCTTCCTGCGCTCCCCGTCGGCCGGCGGCATCGGCGGACGGGCCCGTGGCCGCGGTACGGCCGCGGGTGCGAGCCGCACGTCGCGCGCGCCGTGGCCGCGCGCCCGGTCGACCAGGTCGGAGGAGACCCCGAGCACCACGGTGGCCGCGCGGACCGCCCGCCGCTCCAGCCAGCGCGCCGTCAGCCCGGCCCGGCCCGCCGCGGGGGTCTCGCCGCCGTGCCAGGTCACCACCAGCGGCACCCGGCGGCCGCCCAGCGCGAGCGCGGCCAGCAGCCCGGCGCGCAGCCCGTGGGCGTGGACCACGCCCGCCCGGGCGCACGCGGTCCGCAGTGCCGCCACCGCGGGGGCGTCGGCGGCCGCGGAACGGCCGACCTCGACCGGGCGGAAGCGGGCGCCGGCGCGGGCGAAGCCGTACTCGGCGTCGGTGCCGGCCGGTCCGCAGACGGTGACGTCCACCCCGCGGGCGACGAGCCCGGCGGCCAGCGAGCGGACGTGCGCGCCCGCCGCCGCGCCCAGCACGTGCACGGCGTGGAGCTGCCCCTGGACGGGGTGCGGGCTGCTGCTCACGCGGGTGGGGCTCCTGACTCGGCGGGCGGGGGCACGGGCGCGGTCGACGCGGACACGGCGGGCGTGCGCGCGAGCGACGCGGACTGGCTGGACGTGAGCGCGGTCGACGCGGACCCGCCGGACACGGCCGGCGCGGGGGCGGTCGACGCGGACTCGGCGGGCGCCGGTCGGGGCGCCCGCTCCAGCATGCCAGGCCCTGGCCCGGGCCTGACCGCCCAGGAGGGCATCATTGCCGCCTGTGCGTGCCCCGGATCACCCATTCGGGTGGGGCGTGCGGCCCCAGGCGTCGAACCGGCGTACCACCGGCGCGCTCCAGAACCGCTGCCCCGCGCCGGCCCGGTCCCCCGCCGCGGCCAGGGCGACCACGAGCGCCGCGTGGGTGACCAGCGCGCCGCGCCCGTCGGCGAAGGCGAGGGCCGCGCCCAGCGCCGCGCCCAAGGCGTGGGCGCCGGCGTCGCCGAGCATCGTCCGCTCGTGCAGGTCGTCGCCGAGCACGGCGGCGGCCGCGCCGAGCGGCGCGGAGGCCAGCACCGCGCCCGGGCCTCGCCGCAGCAGACCCGGCAGCCCGGCGGTGATCACGGCCTTCGCGGCGCGGCCGGGCGCCACGTCGGCGAGGTTCACCGCGTGCGCGCTGCCGGCGATGACCACACCGGCCAGGACCTGGTCGAGCGGCCGGGCCTTCAGCAGCACCCCCGCGGCCAGGCCCGCCGCACCGATGCCGAGCAGCTTCACACCGCCGGAGGTCAGGCGCCGCTCGCGCAGTGCCTCCAGGTGCGCCGCGAAGCCGCGTTCGCCGGGGACGCCCTTCTGGTCGTCGTAGGCCCCGCACGCGCCGGCCGCCAGGGCCGCGCCGACCGCGGCGACACGGGCGCGCACGCTCACCCCGCGGGCCGCGGCCATCGCGGTCGCGGCGCCCGCGGCCGCCGCCAGCCCCCCGTACAGTTCCACACCGCGACCGGCGTAGTTGGTGCGCTGCCACATCCGTGCCTCGACCGGGGGCCTGCGGCGCAACTGCTGGTAGGCCGCCCTCGTGGCCGCGGCCGCCGCCGCGGCGACCGATACGTACCCGCTTCTCGGGTTCACCGTGTGCGGCTCCTCGCCGTAGTCGATCGCGTTCCGCGCCCGGGCGCGGCGCCGTCGCGGCCCGTCGCGCGGTGCGTCCCGCGCGGCCCCGGCCGGACCGGCCCCGGGCAGGCGGGAGGCCGGCGGCCGCCGGCCGACAGGGCCGGCCCGGTGCGGCCGTACGCGGCGGGCCCGCCGCCCCGGACGGACGGAACGGGGTGCCCCCGGCGACCAGGGGCACCCTCGACCATCAGCGGGACGCCTTGGCCGCGGCGAGGAGTTCCTCGGCGTGGGCGCGGCCCAGCTCCGAGTCCTCCAGCCCCGCGAGCATGCGGGACAGCTCGCGGACCCGGTCCTCGCCTTCCAGGACGGATACCCCGCTGCGGGTGACGGACCCGTCGTTCGTCTTCTCGACCAGCAACTGCCGGTCGGCGAACGCGGCCACCTGGGGCAGGTGGGTGACGACGACGACCTGGGCGGTGCGCGCCAGCCGGGCGAGCCGCCGGCCGACCTCGACCGCCGCCTTGCCGCCGACACCGGCGTCCACCTCGTCGAAGAGGTAGGTGGGCACCGGGTCGGAGCCGGCGAAGACCACCTCCACCGCGAGCATCACCCGGGACAGCTCACCGCCGGAGGCGCCCTTGGCGATCGGCCGCGCGGGCGAGCCCGGGTGCGGGGCGAGCTGCAACTCGACCTCGTCGGCACCGGTGGGGCCGCAGAGCACCGCGCGGCCGCCGACCTCGATCCCGGTCGCGGGGTCGGTCGCCTCGGTCTGCCGGATGCCGACGGTGACGCGGGCGTGCGGCATGGCCAGTTCGGCCAGTTCGGCGGTCACGGCGACCGCGAACCGCTCGGCGGCCTCCGTGCGCGCGTCGGTCAGGCGCTGGGCGAGGTCGCCGAGCTGACCGAGCAGCCCGTCGCGTTCCGCGGTCAGTTCGGCGATCCGCTCGTCGTCGCCCTCGAGTTCGTCGAGCCTGGCGGCGCCGCGCTCGCCCCAGGCGAGGACCGCGTCGATGCCGCCGCCCGCCTCCGCGTCGGCGGTGTCCGCGCCGTACTTGCGGACGAGGTGGGCCAGCACGGACCGCCGCTCCTCGACCGCGGCCAGCCGCAGCGGGTCGGCGTCGAGGTTGTCGGCGTATCCGGCCAGCTCGCCCGCGACGTCGCCGGCGAGGATGCCGATCTCGCCGAGCCGGACCGCGAGGTCGGCCAGCACCGGGTCATGGGAGCTGACCGCGTCCAGCGCGCGCTGCGCGGCCGCCACCAGGGTGCCCGCGTCGACGCCCTCGGGGTCCTCCGGGTTGCCGGCCAGGCCGGCGTGCGCGAGCGTGGCCGCCGACGCGAGCGCCTCCGCGTTGCCCAGGCGCTCCGCCTCCGCGGCGAGTTCGGCGTCCTCGCCGGGCAGCGGCTCGGCCGCGGAGATCTCCTCGACGCCGAAGCGCAGCAGATCCGCCTCCTGGGCGCGTTCCCGGGCGCGGGTGGTCAGCTCGTCGAGCCGGTCGGCGACCTCCCGCAGCCGGCGGTACGCGGTGGCGTACGCCGCCAGCGGTCCGGCGACGGCGTCACCGGCGTAGCGGTCGAGCGCCTCGCGCTGCCGAGCGGGGCGCAGCAGGCCCTGCTGGTCGGTCTGGCCGTGCACCGCGACCAGCTCGTCGGCGAGTTCGCCGAGCAGGCCGACCGGCACGCCGCGGCCGCCCACGTGCGCGCGGGACCGTCCCTCGGCCGAGACCGTACGGCTGATCAGGAGCGCGCCGTCGTCCAGTTCGGCGCCCGCCTCCGCGGCGCGCACCGCGGCCGGCGCCCGCGGGTCGAGGGCGATCCTGCCCTCGACCACCGCCTGCTTGGCGCCGAT encodes:
- the recN gene encoding DNA repair protein RecN — protein: MVVSVLEEMRIRSLGVIEDAVVELSPGFTAVTGETGAGKTMVVTSLGLLLGGRADPALVRIGAKQAVVEGRIALDPRAPAAVRAAEAGAELDDGALLISRTVSAEGRSRAHVGGRGVPVGLLGELADELVAVHGQTDQQGLLRPARQREALDRYAGDAVAGPLAAYATAYRRLREVADRLDELTTRARERAQEADLLRFGVEEISAAEPLPGEDAELAAEAERLGNAEALASAATLAHAGLAGNPEDPEGVDAGTLVAAAQRALDAVSSHDPVLADLAVRLGEIGILAGDVAGELAGYADNLDADPLRLAAVEERRSVLAHLVRKYGADTADAEAGGGIDAVLAWGERGAARLDELEGDDERIAELTAERDGLLGQLGDLAQRLTDARTEAAERFAVAVTAELAELAMPHARVTVGIRQTEATDPATGIEVGGRAVLCGPTGADEVELQLAPHPGSPARPIAKGASGGELSRVMLAVEVVFAGSDPVPTYLFDEVDAGVGGKAAVEVGRRLARLARTAQVVVVTHLPQVAAFADRQLLVEKTNDGSVTRSGVSVLEGEDRVRELSRMLAGLEDSELGRAHAEELLAAAKASR
- a CDS encoding glycoside hydrolase family 15 protein; protein product: MEFHVAGRIEDYALIGDMQTAALVCRDGTVDWLCLPRFDSPAVFAGLLGTDQHGFWRIGPAVPEGEKTPDATRRHYRGESLVLESEWDTGSGTARVVDFMPPRDGAPQVIRIVEGVSGRVAMRSSLRMRFSYGQVVPWVQQVGDRTVAVAGPDSVWLDTDVETYGEDLTTYSDFTVSPGDRYCFTISWEPSHKPQPSLPDPQGSLTATEDFWREWVEQCTYSGPYREAVIRSLITLKALTYGPTGGIVAAPTTSLPEDIGGVRNWDYRFTWLRDAAITLSSLLRTGYREEARAWREWLLRAVAGDPENLQIMYGIAGERELGENMLHWLPGYEGSSPVRIGNGAAHQLQLDVYGEVTEALHLGHMTGLARNDYASVLQLKLIRYLEKHWMEPDEGIWEVRGPRRHFVHSKVMAWVAVDRTVKLIESGEIEGPLEELKELRDEIHYDVCEKGYDRERNTFTQSYGSRELDASLLLIPQMGFLPPDDKRVIGTIEAIQRELSTEDGFVLRYPTSSVDENLDGLPGDEGAFLACSFWLADDLAMIGRVQEARRLFEKLLALRNDLGLLAEEWDPRRQRQVGNFPQAFSHVPLIDTALRLTACGAFEG
- a CDS encoding glycosyltransferase family 4 protein codes for the protein MSSSPHPVQGQLHAVHVLGAAAGAHVRSLAAGLVARGVDVTVCGPAGTDAEYGFARAGARFRPVEVGRSAAADAPAVAALRTACARAGVVHAHGLRAGLLAALALGGRRVPLVVTWHGGETPAAGRAGLTARWLERRAVRAATVVLGVSSDLVDRARGHGARDVRLAPAAVPRPRARPPMPPADGERRKQQVRAEFGAEERPLLLSVGRLEPAKGYDFLLTAASHWADSEARPLLAIAGEGQERTALEHRIDAEKLPAVLLGRRDDVPELLSAADLVVLPSRWEGRPLIAQEALHAGVPLVATAVGGTPELVGDAALLVPYGDPYVLARAVTDLLADADRRAALAIAGRAQAATWPTEDDTVAQVLSVYDELTAP